In the genome of Flexistipes sinusarabici DSM 4947, one region contains:
- the nuoL gene encoding NADH-quinone oxidoreductase subunit L encodes MIELGILLGPLAAIIINAFFGRLYLKEKASYVSIAGVLISLVLSILTFVRVAGGYHLDTVVYEWVLAGNIHIPFGILIDQLTAIMLIVVTFVSTMVHIYSLGYMHHDPGHWRFFTYLSIFTLSMLVLVLGNNFLMLFVGWELVGLSSYLLIGFWFHKDSAADASKKAFVVNRIGDFGFYIGLLLVIITFNSLSYSDAFNIHAIEQAKEITYPIFGIQMSLLDIMTFGLFCGAIGKSAQFPLHVWLPDAMEGPTPVSALIHAATMVTAGVYMVARCNPLFAQAEITSVIVVYVGAITAFLGATIGLTQFDFKRVLAYSTVSQLGYMIMAAGAGAYVAAIFHLFTHAFFKALLFLCSGSVMHAMQDELDIRKMGGLIKKMPITGYTFLIGCIAIAGIPPLAGFWSKDEILAMTFSADFKFAWFIGAVVAFMTAFYMFRLWWMVFKGEPRDKHLYDHAHESPSSMTVPLILLAILSVVVGAIFGYPLEDGYIHSFLGPVLTPAHAGAHHMSAALSTGLMILSIVLAAAGIYVSYLYYIQKPELPGKTVKALKPVHNFFYRKWYFDEVYDAVIIQPIVLISRFLWKGFDNNVIDFIVNGVGWIARSLGSFLRIIQTGRMQTYLFTMVLGVVILLSIFYMGY; translated from the coding sequence ATGATTGAGTTAGGGATACTATTAGGACCTCTTGCAGCAATAATTATAAATGCCTTTTTCGGTAGGCTTTATTTGAAGGAGAAAGCAAGTTATGTATCCATTGCAGGTGTACTCATATCACTTGTGCTCTCCATTCTGACATTTGTGAGAGTTGCCGGCGGGTATCACCTCGATACTGTAGTATACGAATGGGTATTAGCCGGAAATATACATATACCGTTTGGAATTCTTATTGACCAATTAACGGCGATTATGCTTATTGTCGTAACCTTTGTAAGTACAATGGTTCATATTTATTCTCTCGGCTATATGCACCATGATCCAGGACACTGGAGATTTTTTACGTATCTTTCAATTTTTACATTATCGATGCTTGTACTGGTACTCGGCAACAACTTCCTGATGCTTTTTGTAGGCTGGGAACTTGTGGGTCTTTCATCATACCTTCTGATTGGTTTTTGGTTTCATAAAGACAGCGCAGCTGATGCCAGTAAAAAGGCTTTCGTGGTCAACAGAATCGGTGATTTCGGTTTTTATATAGGTCTACTGCTGGTTATAATTACATTTAACAGTCTCAGTTACAGCGACGCATTCAATATTCATGCGATAGAACAGGCAAAAGAGATAACTTATCCGATATTCGGCATCCAGATGAGTCTTCTGGATATAATGACTTTTGGACTTTTCTGCGGTGCAATTGGTAAATCTGCTCAGTTTCCCCTGCATGTATGGTTGCCGGATGCTATGGAAGGTCCCACTCCGGTTTCAGCATTAATACACGCAGCTACAATGGTTACAGCCGGTGTTTACATGGTAGCGCGCTGTAATCCTCTTTTTGCTCAGGCTGAGATTACAAGTGTAATTGTAGTGTATGTGGGTGCAATTACAGCCTTTTTAGGGGCAACAATCGGTCTGACACAGTTCGACTTCAAAAGGGTACTGGCTTACTCAACAGTCAGCCAGTTAGGATATATGATAATGGCTGCAGGTGCGGGTGCATATGTGGCGGCAATATTCCACCTGTTCACACATGCGTTCTTCAAAGCTCTTCTCTTTCTCTGCTCAGGTAGTGTAATGCATGCTATGCAGGATGAACTGGATATCAGAAAAATGGGCGGACTTATTAAGAAGATGCCTATTACCGGCTATACCTTTCTGATTGGATGTATTGCAATAGCAGGTATTCCACCGCTTGCAGGCTTCTGGAGTAAAGACGAAATTCTTGCTATGACCTTTTCCGCTGACTTTAAGTTTGCATGGTTTATCGGTGCAGTGGTTGCTTTTATGACCGCATTTTACATGTTTAGGCTTTGGTGGATGGTTTTCAAAGGAGAACCCAGGGATAAGCACCTTTACGATCATGCCCATGAATCACCGTCTTCAATGACAGTACCGCTTATTTTACTTGCGATACTTTCAGTTGTTGTGGGTGCTATATTCGGATATCCGCTTGAAGACGGTTATATACATTCATTCCTCGGACCGGTACTGACACCGGCTCATGCCGGGGCGCATCATATGAGTGCTGCACTTTCAACCGGCTTGATGATTCTATCGATTGTTCTCGCAGCAGCAGGTATATATGTATCGTATCTTTATTACATTCAAAAACCTGAACTGCCCGGTAAAACGGTTAAAGCCCTTAAACCGGTGCATAACTTCTTCTATCGTAAATGGTATTTTGATGAGGTGTATGATGCGGTCATCATCCAGCCGATTGTCCTTATTTCAAGATTCCTGTGGAAAGGATTCGACAACAATGTGATAGATTTTATAGTGAATGGCGTCGGATGGATTGCAAGGTCACTGGGAAGCTTTCTCAGGATTATTCAGACCGGTCGTATGCAGACTTATCTCTTCACTATGGTGCTGGGTGTTGTGATTTTACTATCAATATTTTATATGGGATATTAG
- a CDS encoding NADH-quinone oxidoreductase subunit M → MIDNILTTLIFFPLLAAFLIFLFFRSGKATMWATFVASIIELIMTMPLMFNFNKGTAAMQFVEKVDWIPAFGIQYYLGVDGISVLMIFLTTLLTAIAILGSFTYIQKRQREFYLSMLVLETGMVGVFLALDFFLFYIFWEAMLIPMYLIIGVWGGPRRIYAAVKFFLYTLGGSLLMMLAIIALYFKHGAITGVYTFDILQIASVTYPAEFQIFVFLAFFLGFAIKVPMFPFHTWLPDAHVEAPTAGSVILAGVLLKMGTYGFLRFCLPITPFASIKFVPLIATLSVIAIIYGALVAMVQDDIKKLVAYSSVSHMGFVTLGIYAFNPAGIEGGILQMFNHGIITGALFLLVGLIYERTHTRIINEYGGIAAKVPVFATFFLIFTMASIALPSMGGFIGEFLVLVGSFQAFSNYAIVATIGVIFAAVYMLWMYQRVFFHKLNPKWEKLLDVNVREVIYMAPLIILVFWVGLYPETFTSYMHESVAKLVENIQAVKVAMK, encoded by the coding sequence ATGATAGATAACATTTTGACTACACTTATATTTTTCCCGCTTCTGGCTGCATTTTTGATATTTTTGTTTTTCAGAAGTGGAAAAGCCACTATGTGGGCTACTTTTGTAGCCAGCATTATTGAACTGATAATGACAATGCCCCTGATGTTTAACTTTAATAAGGGGACTGCAGCTATGCAGTTTGTTGAAAAAGTGGATTGGATTCCGGCGTTTGGTATCCAGTATTATCTTGGAGTTGACGGAATATCAGTGCTAATGATTTTCCTTACAACGCTTCTTACAGCGATTGCAATACTGGGGTCTTTTACGTATATACAAAAAAGACAGAGAGAATTTTACCTTTCCATGCTGGTTTTAGAAACAGGTATGGTAGGGGTTTTTCTTGCACTCGACTTCTTTCTCTTTTACATCTTCTGGGAAGCAATGCTTATTCCCATGTACCTGATAATCGGTGTATGGGGCGGTCCAAGACGTATATACGCTGCAGTTAAGTTTTTCCTTTATACATTGGGCGGTTCCCTGTTGATGATGCTTGCAATTATTGCACTTTACTTTAAACATGGTGCTATTACCGGAGTATATACTTTTGATATCTTACAAATTGCATCAGTTACTTATCCCGCAGAGTTTCAAATATTTGTATTCCTGGCGTTTTTCCTTGGGTTTGCTATTAAGGTTCCCATGTTTCCGTTTCATACATGGCTTCCGGATGCCCACGTTGAAGCACCTACGGCAGGATCTGTTATTCTGGCCGGAGTACTGCTGAAGATGGGTACTTACGGCTTTCTGAGGTTCTGTCTTCCAATTACGCCTTTTGCGTCAATAAAATTTGTTCCATTGATTGCAACACTTTCTGTAATTGCAATTATATACGGTGCTTTAGTGGCAATGGTTCAGGATGATATTAAAAAACTTGTGGCTTATTCTTCAGTCAGTCACATGGGATTTGTTACATTGGGAATTTATGCCTTTAACCCTGCCGGAATTGAGGGTGGCATACTTCAGATGTTTAATCATGGGATAATTACAGGGGCTCTGTTCCTTTTAGTGGGGCTTATTTACGAAAGAACCCATACACGTATTATCAACGAATACGGTGGTATTGCGGCTAAGGTGCCTGTATTTGCTACATTTTTTCTGATATTTACTATGGCGTCGATAGCTTTACCCAGTATGGGCGGGTTTATCGGTGAGTTTCTTGTACTTGTCGGAAGTTTTCAGGCATTTTCAAATTATGCGATAGTAGCTACAATCGGTGTTATTTTTGCAGCAGTTTATATGTTGTGGATGTATCAGCGTGTATTTTTCCACAAATTGAATCCAAAATGGGAGAAACTGCTGGATGTGAATGTCCGTGAAGTTATATATATGGCACCGTTGATTATACTGGTGTTCTGGGTAGGCCTATATCCGGAAACTTTTACCTCATATATGCATGAGAGCGTGGCAAAATTGGTTGAAAATATCCAAGCTGTTAAAGTAGCGATGAAATAA
- a CDS encoding NADH-quinone oxidoreductase subunit N, with product MGQSIIAIMPEILMTFFAIGLLVIDLVASDEKKSGIAYFGIAFILITLLLTIPVSGFKVVGFDGMLVWDSYAYAFFVVFSIAFILGSLGAVDYMKRLGINKGEYYIIMFLSIIGMLFMVSATDLTILYLGMETMALSMYIIAGFNKWNMKSNESGIKYFIIGAFSSAIFLFGLSYVYGYTGSTKYAEIAQMISANGLDHLSLKLGLVMMLAGFAFKISAVPFHMWAPDVYSGAPTPATGFMTVAPKAAAFGALIRFIWVALEPATASWQLFFSILAVLTMTYGNLVAIAQNNVKRMLAYSAISHAGYMLIGVVAANDLGYQAIALYMIIYGFMNIGAFTILAQMKNKGVIEDERLESFAGLSKSNPLTSLAMLLFMFSLAGIPPLAGFIGKFYIFAAAIKSNFVWLAIVGVLNSAVACYYYMRVTIYMYFKEPEYEVETNLQPAGAIVTFVATVFVILIGVFPTFFVNLVKNMVM from the coding sequence ATGGGTCAAAGTATAATTGCGATAATGCCTGAAATTCTGATGACTTTTTTTGCAATTGGCCTTCTGGTTATAGATTTGGTTGCGAGTGATGAGAAAAAGTCAGGCATAGCATATTTCGGAATAGCCTTTATATTGATAACACTGTTATTAACAATACCGGTCAGCGGATTCAAGGTAGTTGGTTTTGACGGAATGCTTGTCTGGGATTCTTATGCTTATGCATTTTTTGTAGTATTCAGCATAGCTTTTATACTTGGTTCCTTAGGTGCTGTGGACTATATGAAAAGACTTGGTATTAATAAAGGTGAATACTACATAATCATGTTCCTTAGTATAATAGGAATGCTGTTTATGGTCAGTGCAACTGATTTGACCATACTCTATCTTGGAATGGAAACAATGGCTCTTTCAATGTATATTATAGCCGGATTTAATAAATGGAACATGAAATCCAATGAATCCGGAATAAAATACTTTATTATCGGTGCATTTTCATCAGCTATATTTTTGTTTGGTCTATCCTATGTATATGGTTACACAGGCAGCACAAAATATGCTGAAATTGCACAGATGATATCAGCAAACGGTCTGGATCACTTAAGCTTGAAACTTGGTTTGGTAATGATGCTTGCCGGTTTCGCATTCAAAATTTCGGCTGTTCCTTTCCATATGTGGGCTCCTGATGTTTACTCAGGTGCACCTACACCAGCTACAGGGTTTATGACTGTAGCACCTAAAGCTGCAGCTTTCGGGGCTCTTATTAGATTTATCTGGGTGGCTTTAGAGCCCGCCACAGCTTCGTGGCAGTTGTTTTTCAGTATATTAGCTGTTCTGACTATGACTTACGGTAACCTTGTCGCAATAGCCCAGAACAATGTTAAAAGAATGCTTGCTTATTCAGCTATTTCTCATGCTGGATATATGCTTATAGGTGTTGTGGCTGCAAATGATTTGGGATATCAGGCGATAGCACTTTATATGATTATATACGGCTTTATGAATATAGGAGCTTTTACAATTCTGGCTCAGATGAAGAATAAAGGGGTTATTGAGGATGAAAGACTTGAAAGTTTTGCAGGTCTGTCAAAGAGTAATCCTCTGACTTCACTGGCTATGCTGCTATTTATGTTCTCGCTGGCGGGTATCCCACCTTTGGCAGGTTTCATAGGTAAATTTTATATCTTTGCCGCTGCGATTAAGAGCAACTTTGTATGGCTTGCAATTGTTGGGGTTCTGAACAGTGCTGTAGCATGCTATTACTACATGCGTGTTACAATATATATGTACTTTAAAGAGCCTGAGTACGAAGTTGAAACTAACTTACAGCCGGCAGGTGCTATTGTTACTTTTGTTGCCACTGTTTTTGTTATACTTATAGGCGTTTTCCCAACATTCTTTGTGAATTTAGTAAAGAATATGGTAATGTAG
- a CDS encoding ferritin family protein, with protein MAEITIKKALEDAKEKENLAYEFYKKLENIVSDLGAKSIIRELAEEEVRHKEFIEKVIETGKIDELALNTKCYYTDLGISKIVIPEVITEDLSVQDVLRIAMKHEDNSRIFYEKMAERFKGEEAEEVFQKLAVEESCHRNNIQEIYDDIVLSEN; from the coding sequence ATGGCCGAGATAACAATTAAGAAAGCACTTGAGGATGCTAAAGAGAAAGAAAATCTGGCTTATGAATTTTACAAAAAGCTGGAAAACATAGTATCAGATTTGGGTGCTAAATCCATAATAAGAGAGCTTGCCGAGGAAGAAGTCAGGCATAAAGAATTTATTGAGAAGGTAATTGAAACAGGTAAGATTGATGAACTGGCACTGAATACCAAATGTTATTATACTGATCTGGGGATTTCCAAAATAGTAATTCCTGAGGTCATTACTGAAGATTTATCTGTACAGGACGTACTCAGAATTGCAATGAAGCATGAGGATAATTCAAGAATATTCTATGAAAAAATGGCTGAGCGTTTTAAAGGTGAAGAAGCAGAGGAAGTCTTTCAGAAACTGGCAGTAGAGGAATCCTGTCACAGAAATAATATCCAGGAAATTTATGACGATATAGTACTTAGTGAAAATTAA
- a CDS encoding NAD(P)H-dependent glycerol-3-phosphate dehydrogenase, translating into MSECISIIGGGSWGTALADLIAGNGYEVTVFAKEKEVVGGINKDNENGLFLAGHKLHSSIKAEALEKIKESKVPRAVWAVPTQFSRDVAAMALHALEHSSVMIATKGIEISTGELIYDILSEELNSNLTILSGPSFAKEVAAKKPTAVSIASNDEKERSYWQEIVSNTFFRAYTSEDVIGVEVGGAIKNVIAIATGISDGLGFGLNARAGLITRGLAEITRLGLSLGAKHETFMGLSGMGDLVLTATGDLSRNRNVGLKIAEGLSLKEITENMKMVAEGVFTAKAAHFLAEKVKVEMPITNEVYKILYEDKKPYQSVMDLMSRDLKSESVK; encoded by the coding sequence ATGAGTGAATGTATCAGTATAATCGGTGGTGGAAGCTGGGGAACTGCTCTTGCTGATCTTATAGCCGGCAATGGATACGAAGTGACTGTTTTTGCTAAGGAAAAAGAGGTTGTTGGGGGTATAAATAAAGATAATGAAAATGGGTTGTTCCTTGCGGGGCACAAACTGCACAGTAGTATTAAGGCAGAGGCTTTGGAGAAAATTAAGGAGAGTAAAGTCCCAAGAGCTGTTTGGGCTGTACCAACGCAATTCAGCAGGGATGTAGCAGCTATGGCACTGCATGCACTTGAACACAGTTCGGTAATGATTGCAACAAAAGGGATAGAAATAAGTACCGGTGAGCTGATATACGATATTTTAAGTGAAGAGCTAAACAGTAACCTTACGATTTTGTCAGGCCCCTCCTTTGCTAAAGAGGTTGCAGCGAAAAAACCTACAGCAGTGAGCATTGCATCAAATGATGAGAAAGAAAGGAGCTATTGGCAGGAAATCGTGTCAAATACTTTTTTCAGAGCTTATACTTCTGAAGACGTGATTGGTGTTGAAGTAGGTGGAGCAATCAAAAATGTCATTGCTATAGCTACCGGCATATCAGATGGATTGGGATTTGGGCTTAATGCGAGGGCTGGTTTGATTACCAGAGGTTTGGCGGAGATAACCCGCCTGGGGCTTTCACTTGGTGCAAAGCATGAAACTTTTATGGGGCTGAGCGGAATGGGTGATCTTGTCCTGACGGCTACTGGCGACTTAAGCAGAAATAGAAATGTCGGGCTAAAAATAGCCGAGGGTTTGAGTTTAAAAGAAATAACAGAAAACATGAAAATGGTAGCAGAGGGTGTATTCACCGCCAAAGCTGCGCATTTTTTGGCAGAAAAAGTAAAAGTTGAGATGCCTATTACAAATGAAGTTTATAAAATCTTGTATGAAGACAAAAAGCCTTACCAATCAGTGATGGACTTAATGAGCAGAGACCTTAAGTCTGAAAGTGTAAAATAA